A window of the Amycolatopsis solani genome harbors these coding sequences:
- a CDS encoding RidA family protein, translating into MERINPPELGKPSGFSHAVVAEGRVVFLAGQTALDASNKIVGDGVVEQFERALGNLLASLRAAGGAPEDLCSVTIYIVDMPDYRAHAREIGRVWKRLAGTEYPAMAGIGVARLWDEEALVEVQGFAVVSEKSG; encoded by the coding sequence ATGGAACGCATCAACCCACCGGAGCTGGGCAAGCCGTCCGGGTTCTCGCACGCGGTGGTGGCCGAGGGCCGGGTCGTCTTCCTGGCCGGCCAGACCGCACTGGACGCGTCGAACAAGATCGTCGGCGACGGCGTGGTCGAGCAGTTCGAGCGCGCGCTGGGCAACCTGCTGGCGTCGCTCCGCGCTGCGGGCGGTGCTCCGGAGGACCTGTGCAGCGTGACCATCTACATCGTCGACATGCCGGATTACCGCGCTCATGCTCGCGAGATCGGCCGGGTCTGGAAGCGCCTCGCGGGCACGGAGTACCCCGCGATGGCGGGCATCGGCGTCGCGCGGCTGTGGGACGAGGAGGCTTTGGTCGAGGTGCAGGGGTTCGCGGTCGTGAGTGAAAAGTCGGGTTAG
- a CDS encoding PaaX family transcriptional regulator — protein sequence MTAVPDATELDGSGRAAQPRQLIVTVYGLYSRTEGGWLSVASLIDLLAAVGVDEPAVRSSISRLKRRGILEAVRRDATAGYELSAEAREILREGDERIFRRDRATPADGWLLAVFSVPETERHKRHLLRTQLARMGFGTAASGVWIAPAHLHGVAAEALTRLGLAGYADLFRADHLAFGDVAAKVRDWWDLDRLDELYTTFLDEHGPALRRWKTRAPEPDGEAFADYVRVLTGWRRMPYLDPGLPAEFLPANWSGIRAADLFFELHARLETPARAYVTTSIGASGREC from the coding sequence ATGACGGCCGTACCCGACGCAACCGAACTGGACGGCTCCGGCCGCGCAGCCCAGCCGCGTCAGCTCATCGTGACGGTGTACGGCCTCTACTCGCGCACGGAAGGCGGCTGGCTGTCGGTCGCTTCGCTGATCGACCTGCTCGCCGCCGTCGGGGTCGACGAACCCGCGGTGCGCTCGTCGATCTCCCGGCTGAAGCGGCGCGGCATCCTCGAAGCGGTCCGCCGCGACGCGACGGCGGGCTACGAGCTGTCCGCCGAAGCCCGCGAGATCCTGCGCGAGGGCGACGAGCGGATCTTCCGCCGCGACCGCGCGACCCCGGCCGACGGCTGGCTGCTGGCGGTGTTCTCGGTACCGGAGACCGAGCGCCACAAGCGCCACCTCCTGCGCACCCAGCTCGCCCGGATGGGCTTCGGCACGGCGGCGTCGGGCGTCTGGATCGCGCCGGCCCACCTCCACGGGGTGGCCGCCGAGGCCCTGACCCGCCTCGGCCTGGCCGGCTACGCCGACCTGTTCCGCGCCGATCACCTGGCGTTCGGCGACGTCGCCGCGAAGGTCCGCGACTGGTGGGACCTCGACCGCCTGGACGAGCTGTACACGACGTTCCTCGACGAGCACGGCCCGGCCCTGCGCCGCTGGAAGACCCGCGCCCCGGAGCCGGACGGCGAGGCGTTCGCCGACTACGTCCGGGTCCTGACCGGCTGGCGCCGGATGCCCTACCTCGACCCGGGCCTGCCCGCGGAGTTCCTGCCGGCGAACTGGTCGGGCATCCGCGCGGCGGACCTGTTCTTCGAGCTGCACGCGCGCCTGGAGACGCCGGCCCGTGCGTACGTCACCACATCCATCGGCGCCAGTGGTCGTGAGTGTTAA
- a CDS encoding GNAT family N-acetyltransferase — MLPATKGIFDRLTRRGRLMTKRACDRQGHVVRDGRFLFRTPTAWEYAAAVACGSDPAAQRWLGWQADSIVAEPSRADALRVVPGTGPDWASPDPQSVDLVMIDVEANRCVGLVSVHTGEDGGPETGGYLAPDYRGRGHGRTLFAAGLALAHDHLGLPRVRAGAEVGNVASARSLQAAGLARVAGPPTYRLPDGRVTEAWWFQHAVPRPVRCGGPQATWLPGSLL, encoded by the coding sequence ATGCTGCCAGCCACCAAGGGGATCTTCGACCGGCTCACCCGCCGCGGCCGCCTGATGACCAAGCGGGCCTGCGACCGGCAGGGCCACGTCGTGCGCGACGGGCGCTTCCTCTTCCGCACCCCGACCGCGTGGGAGTACGCCGCCGCGGTCGCGTGCGGCAGCGATCCGGCCGCGCAACGCTGGCTGGGCTGGCAGGCCGACTCGATCGTCGCCGAGCCGTCGCGGGCCGACGCGCTGCGGGTCGTGCCCGGTACCGGCCCGGACTGGGCGTCGCCCGATCCGCAGTCCGTCGACCTGGTGATGATCGACGTCGAGGCCAACCGCTGCGTCGGCCTGGTCAGCGTGCACACCGGCGAGGACGGCGGCCCGGAGACCGGCGGCTACCTCGCCCCGGACTACCGCGGCCGCGGCCACGGCCGGACGCTCTTCGCGGCCGGGCTCGCGCTGGCCCACGACCACCTCGGCCTGCCGCGGGTGCGGGCCGGCGCCGAGGTCGGCAACGTCGCCAGCGCGCGCTCGCTGCAGGCCGCCGGGCTCGCCCGCGTGGCCGGGCCGCCGACGTACCGGCTCCCGGACGGCCGCGTCACCGAGGCGTGGTGGTTCCAGCACGCCGTCCCGCGGCCGGTGCGGTGCGGTGGTCCACAAGCGACCTGGCTGCCGGGTTCGCTGCTCTAA
- a CDS encoding PLDc N-terminal domain-containing protein, whose product MLYLDGLLGIVTLGLWIFCLVDVITTDESSCRNLPKGLWLLLVLVVPLVGSIIWLVAGRPQQVTRVRGPYERNAPAYPEYDRPGRFAATSAEDDDEFLRKCRERAEAQRKLAREKRED is encoded by the coding sequence TTGCTGTACCTGGACGGGCTGCTCGGGATCGTCACGCTCGGGCTGTGGATCTTCTGCCTCGTCGACGTGATCACGACCGACGAGTCTTCCTGCCGAAACCTGCCGAAGGGACTGTGGCTGCTGCTCGTCCTGGTGGTGCCGCTGGTCGGGTCGATCATCTGGCTGGTCGCGGGCCGGCCGCAGCAGGTGACGCGGGTGCGCGGGCCGTACGAGCGCAACGCGCCGGCGTACCCGGAGTACGACCGCCCCGGGCGCTTCGCGGCGACGAGCGCGGAGGACGACGACGAGTTCCTGCGCAAGTGCCGGGAACGCGCGGAGGCGCAGCGGAAGCTGGCCCGGGAAAAGCGCGAGGACTGA
- a CDS encoding MarR family winged helix-turn-helix transcriptional regulator, which produces MSTQPGPSVEDGVRQLLLLMPRLVGRAKRTPVPAELNGCALAPRHLSLLSYLLFDGPMTVTELATRLQVAPTTASLMVGDLSRQGVLNRDEDPADRRRTIVSITPDKRPAVDAWLARGAKAWSDALTPLSPAERQLVIATLEAYERGTCEGPACPT; this is translated from the coding sequence GTGTCAACGCAGCCCGGCCCGAGTGTCGAGGACGGCGTGCGGCAGCTCCTGCTGCTCATGCCGCGCCTGGTCGGCCGCGCGAAGCGGACGCCGGTGCCCGCGGAGCTCAACGGCTGCGCGCTCGCGCCGCGGCACCTGTCGCTACTCTCCTACCTGCTCTTCGACGGTCCGATGACGGTCACCGAACTGGCCACCCGCCTTCAGGTCGCCCCGACGACGGCCAGCCTGATGGTCGGCGACCTCAGCCGTCAGGGCGTGCTGAACCGCGACGAGGACCCAGCCGACCGCCGCCGCACGATCGTCAGCATCACCCCGGACAAGCGCCCGGCGGTCGACGCCTGGCTGGCCCGCGGCGCGAAGGCGTGGAGCGACGCGTTGACGCCGTTGAGCCCGGCCGAGCGGCAGCTGGTGATCGCGACGCTGGAGGCCTACGAACGCGGCACGTGCGAAGGCCCCGCCTGCCCGACGTAG
- a CDS encoding nitroreductase family deazaflavin-dependent oxidoreductase, with protein MTAPADVNDFNKQVVDEFRANDGVVGGYFEGKNVLLLTTIGAKSGEPRLSPLVYTTDGDRYVVAASMGGAPKNPAWYHNLVANPKVTLEVGTEKFEATATVIADRAERDRLYAGMVAHAEGFAEYETKTDRIIPIIVFER; from the coding sequence ATGACCGCACCAGCCGACGTGAACGACTTCAACAAGCAGGTCGTGGACGAGTTCCGAGCCAACGACGGCGTGGTCGGCGGCTACTTCGAGGGCAAGAACGTGCTGCTCCTCACGACGATCGGCGCGAAGAGCGGCGAACCCCGCCTGTCCCCGCTGGTGTACACCACTGACGGCGACCGCTACGTCGTCGCCGCGTCCATGGGCGGCGCCCCGAAGAACCCGGCCTGGTACCACAACCTCGTCGCCAACCCGAAGGTCACGCTCGAGGTCGGCACCGAGAAGTTCGAGGCCACGGCGACGGTGATCGCGGACCGCGCCGAGCGTGACCGCCTGTACGCGGGCATGGTCGCGCACGCCGAGGGTTTCGCGGAGTACGAGACGAAGACGGACCGGATCATCCCGATCATCGTCTTCGAGCGCTAA
- a CDS encoding acyltransferase family protein, translating into MSHEDYLGMRRFPGLDGLRAIAATMVIFFHFGGQNWTWLSGWVGVYLFFVLSGFLITTLLLREQDRTGRISLSNFYIRRVFRILPPYLVILGGIVAFVALRGEFHARDFPNALKFYLTFLNEFLPSFTNGTDNFFSGSWTLGIEEKFYLVWPFLLVFIGIGAAKRKFLLVGAAMVVLLALVPLTTGGWLLHGANVPIYRSTVHYFILAAGCLLAILLHYRRGYALLKPLTHPLAAIPIVVGFVVFHTNLDTLWNRTGQNLWLLVAYAFAAMLLLIVLVSPGPTRWLMGTAPLRFVGERSYSLYLLQGPVHFVVIQAVPGLARNHTTSAVVVFLVGLAIADLIHRWVEKPLIDVGKRIIARKEARRAEREEARRPVEPPVPSEPAPAAATSAS; encoded by the coding sequence ATGAGCCACGAGGACTACCTCGGCATGCGGCGGTTCCCCGGCCTCGACGGCCTCCGCGCGATCGCCGCGACGATGGTGATCTTCTTCCACTTCGGCGGCCAGAACTGGACGTGGCTGTCGGGCTGGGTCGGCGTCTACCTGTTCTTCGTGCTGTCCGGCTTCCTGATCACGACGCTGCTGCTGCGTGAGCAGGACCGGACCGGCCGGATCTCGCTGTCGAACTTCTACATCCGCCGCGTCTTCCGGATCCTGCCGCCGTACCTGGTGATCCTGGGCGGGATCGTCGCGTTCGTGGCGCTGCGCGGCGAATTCCACGCGCGCGACTTCCCGAACGCGCTGAAGTTCTACCTGACGTTCCTCAACGAGTTCCTGCCGTCGTTCACCAACGGCACGGACAACTTCTTCAGCGGCTCGTGGACGCTGGGGATCGAGGAGAAGTTCTACCTGGTCTGGCCGTTCCTGCTGGTCTTCATCGGGATCGGCGCGGCGAAGCGCAAGTTCCTGCTGGTCGGCGCGGCGATGGTCGTCCTGCTGGCCCTGGTCCCGCTGACCACGGGCGGCTGGCTGCTGCACGGCGCGAACGTGCCGATCTACCGCTCGACGGTGCACTACTTCATCCTGGCGGCCGGCTGCCTGCTGGCGATCCTGCTGCACTACCGGCGGGGTTACGCGCTGCTGAAGCCGCTGACCCACCCGCTGGCGGCGATCCCGATCGTCGTGGGGTTCGTGGTGTTCCACACGAACCTCGACACGCTGTGGAACCGCACCGGCCAGAACCTCTGGCTGCTGGTGGCGTACGCGTTCGCGGCGATGCTGCTGCTGATCGTCCTGGTCAGCCCGGGCCCGACCCGCTGGCTGATGGGCACGGCCCCGCTGCGGTTCGTCGGCGAGCGGTCGTACTCGCTGTACCTGCTGCAGGGACCGGTGCACTTCGTGGTCATCCAGGCGGTGCCCGGGCTGGCCCGCAACCACACGACGAGCGCGGTGGTGGTCTTCCTGGTCGGCCTGGCGATCGCCGACCTGATCCACCGGTGGGTGGAGAAGCCACTGATCGACGTGGGCAAGCGGATCATCGCCCGGAAGGAAGCACGGCGAGCGGAGCGGGAAGAGGCACGGCGGCCGGTGGAGCCGCCGGTGCCGTCGGAGCCCGCTCCCGCCGCCGCGACCTCGGCGTCTTAG
- a CDS encoding FAD-binding oxidoreductase → MNTLRPGQDGYAEEVAGFQTAVPSSPAVVVAAESAEDVAAAVRYAAEHGLPVAVQATGHGLTAGTDGVLISTRRMTGVEIDAPARTARVEAGARWGAVIEAAGAHGLAPLSGSSPDVGVVGYTLAGGFGLMARQYGRAADHVRALDVVTADGELQRVEPGSDLFWALRGGRDSFGVVTAVEFDLFPVSHLYGGGLYFGPEDVPAVLRAWRTWSAAAPDALTTSLAMVEYPDLPVLPPHLRGRHIAQVRVAYLGEDGDELVAPLRAAAPVLMDTLKVMPFTESGSIAAEPREPHGYHGTNATVSQLNDAMLDAVVEHAGPGAATPPVLIIDRLGGALSRPPSIAGVGWDSSAEFVVRTLSLVGDGGTAAVRTAHAKLFDALAPWTTGRLLPFVYGEHATVEGVHPAADLRRLGELKRRYDVRSTFRAAGPEAKGR, encoded by the coding sequence ATGAACACCCTCCGCCCAGGTCAGGACGGTTACGCCGAAGAAGTCGCCGGGTTCCAGACGGCGGTGCCCAGCTCGCCCGCGGTCGTCGTGGCCGCCGAAAGCGCCGAGGACGTCGCCGCCGCGGTGCGGTACGCCGCCGAGCACGGGCTGCCGGTCGCCGTCCAGGCCACCGGGCACGGCCTCACCGCCGGGACCGACGGCGTCCTGATCAGCACGCGCCGGATGACCGGCGTGGAGATCGACGCTCCGGCCCGGACCGCCCGGGTGGAAGCGGGCGCGCGCTGGGGCGCCGTCATCGAGGCCGCCGGGGCGCACGGCCTGGCGCCGCTCAGCGGCTCGTCGCCGGACGTCGGCGTCGTCGGCTACACGCTCGCCGGCGGCTTCGGGCTGATGGCCCGTCAGTACGGCCGCGCCGCCGACCACGTCCGCGCCCTCGACGTCGTCACCGCAGACGGCGAGCTCCAGCGCGTCGAGCCGGGCTCGGACTTGTTCTGGGCACTGCGCGGCGGCCGTGACAGCTTCGGCGTCGTCACGGCGGTGGAGTTCGACCTCTTCCCGGTCTCCCACCTCTACGGCGGCGGCCTCTACTTCGGCCCCGAGGACGTGCCGGCGGTGCTGCGGGCCTGGCGCACCTGGTCGGCGGCCGCGCCGGACGCGCTGACGACGTCGCTGGCCATGGTCGAGTACCCCGACCTCCCGGTTCTGCCGCCGCACCTGCGCGGGCGGCACATCGCGCAGGTCCGCGTCGCCTACCTCGGCGAGGACGGCGACGAACTGGTCGCCCCACTGCGGGCCGCGGCGCCGGTCCTGATGGACACGCTGAAGGTCATGCCGTTCACCGAGTCCGGGTCGATCGCCGCCGAGCCGCGGGAGCCGCACGGCTACCACGGCACCAACGCGACCGTCTCGCAGCTGAACGACGCCATGCTCGACGCGGTCGTCGAGCACGCGGGCCCCGGCGCGGCGACGCCGCCGGTGCTGATCATCGACCGGCTGGGCGGCGCGCTCTCCCGGCCGCCGTCGATCGCGGGCGTCGGCTGGGACAGCTCGGCCGAGTTCGTCGTCCGGACGCTGTCGCTGGTCGGCGACGGCGGGACCGCGGCCGTCCGGACCGCGCACGCGAAGCTGTTCGACGCGCTGGCGCCGTGGACGACCGGCCGGCTGCTGCCCTTCGTCTACGGCGAGCACGCGACAGTCGAGGGCGTCCACCCGGCGGCGGACCTGCGCCGACTCGGGGAGCTGAAGCGCCGTTACGACGTTCGGAGCACCTTCCGGGCGGCCGGACCGGAGGCAAAGGGGCGGTAA
- a CDS encoding LysR family transcriptional regulator, with translation MELHQLAYFVAVAEEGNFTRAAERLHVAQPGVSAQVRRLERELGQELLDRSGRTVRLTDVGAAALPHARAALAAVRGVREAVDELAGLVRGQVAIGAVTSAGPVRLPDLLAGFHERYPAVEITLSEANTGEMLAGLREGRLDLAVVGLSTEPPPGIATQVLLDEPFLAVTAKDGPLDRAEVAIRDLDGLPLMALPKGTGLRTALDTAFAREGLTPRIAFEAADPNVLVQLAVRGLGVAIVPESLGRYHQAELRVVEIAGPGLRGVLALAWRTEGPLSPAARALIAFARANYRS, from the coding sequence ATGGAACTGCACCAGCTCGCCTACTTCGTCGCGGTCGCGGAGGAGGGCAACTTCACGCGCGCGGCCGAACGGCTGCACGTCGCCCAGCCCGGGGTGAGCGCGCAGGTCCGGCGGCTGGAGCGGGAGCTGGGGCAGGAGCTGCTGGACCGTTCCGGCCGGACGGTCCGGCTCACCGACGTCGGCGCCGCGGCCCTCCCACACGCCCGGGCCGCGCTCGCGGCGGTGCGCGGCGTGCGCGAAGCCGTCGACGAGCTGGCCGGGCTGGTCCGCGGCCAGGTCGCCATCGGCGCCGTGACGTCGGCGGGCCCGGTCCGGCTGCCGGACCTGCTGGCCGGCTTCCACGAGCGGTACCCGGCCGTCGAGATCACGCTGTCGGAAGCCAACACCGGCGAGATGCTGGCCGGCCTGCGCGAAGGCCGCCTGGACCTGGCGGTCGTCGGTCTCTCGACCGAGCCGCCGCCGGGCATCGCGACGCAGGTGCTGCTCGACGAGCCGTTCCTGGCGGTCACGGCGAAGGACGGCCCGCTCGACCGCGCCGAGGTGGCCATCCGGGACCTCGACGGCCTGCCGCTGATGGCGCTGCCGAAGGGGACGGGCCTGCGCACCGCGCTCGACACCGCCTTCGCGCGCGAAGGGCTGACCCCGCGGATCGCGTTCGAGGCGGCCGACCCGAACGTCCTGGTACAGCTCGCGGTCCGCGGCCTCGGGGTGGCGATCGTGCCGGAGTCGCTGGGCCGCTACCACCAGGCGGAGCTGCGGGTCGTCGAGATCGCGGGGCCGGGCCTGCGTGGCGTGCTCGCGCTCGCGTGGCGGACGGAGGGCCCGCTCAGCCCGGCGGCGCGCGCCCTGATCGCGTTCGCCCGGGCGAACTACCGTTCTTGA
- a CDS encoding oxygenase MpaB family protein: protein MTETALQDAVIGAGLLAGSANVIMQLARAPVGYGVLESRVDSGNLFRHPAKRTRTTLTYLAVATMGTDAERAAYRRGVDAAHAQVHSTDESPVAYNAFDTDLQLWVAACLYKGFEDVYLAFVGGDPAHFYREAASLGTTLQVREEMWPADRDAFEAYWAAGLEQVGIDDTVRRYLTAVVDLRFVHPVLAAPGRRFHRFVTTGFLPQRFRDEMRLPWTAADQRRFDALLGALGRVVRVLPTPLRRFPFNLCLWDLRRRLRTGRPPV, encoded by the coding sequence GTGACCGAAACCGCGCTTCAGGACGCCGTCATCGGCGCCGGGCTGCTGGCCGGCAGCGCGAACGTGATCATGCAGCTCGCCCGCGCGCCCGTCGGGTACGGCGTGCTGGAGAGCCGGGTCGACAGCGGCAACCTCTTCCGCCACCCGGCGAAGCGGACGCGGACCACGCTCACCTACCTCGCCGTCGCCACCATGGGCACCGACGCCGAACGCGCCGCCTACCGCCGCGGCGTCGACGCGGCGCACGCGCAGGTCCACTCGACCGACGAGAGCCCGGTCGCCTACAACGCGTTCGACACCGATCTCCAGCTGTGGGTCGCGGCCTGCCTGTACAAGGGCTTCGAAGACGTCTACCTGGCGTTCGTCGGCGGCGACCCGGCGCACTTCTACCGCGAAGCCGCTTCGCTCGGCACGACGCTGCAGGTGCGTGAAGAGATGTGGCCCGCCGACCGTGACGCCTTCGAGGCGTACTGGGCGGCCGGGCTCGAGCAGGTCGGCATCGACGACACCGTCCGCCGCTACCTCACCGCCGTCGTCGACCTGCGGTTCGTGCACCCGGTGCTGGCCGCGCCCGGCCGCCGGTTCCACCGGTTCGTCACCACCGGGTTCCTCCCGCAGCGCTTCCGCGACGAGATGCGGCTGCCGTGGACCGCCGCCGACCAGCGCCGGTTCGACGCGCTGCTCGGCGCGCTCGGCCGGGTCGTGCGCGTGCTGCCCACGCCGCTGCGGCGGTTCCCGTTCAACCTCTGCCTGTGGGACCTGCGCCGCCGGCTGCGCACCGGGCGTCCGCCGGTCTGA
- a CDS encoding DNA polymerase domain-containing protein, with product MSGDEVRHGVKLSSLDQEVFPDAGVTKRELLDYLEAVSERMLPELRDRLLTVLRVLRGQGPFMQKNLPKYTPDWVERVSVWAETSKRDVSYALCNDLRTLIWFGNQRAIEYHTSLYRGGPEHGPTHLILDLDPPEDGPFSLATGAAKLVREALRNDGLDGAVKTSGSKGVHVFVPLAPGQSTEDIAAATRAVAARAERIDPALGTTEFVRERRAGKVFLDSTRAGGATVISVYSPRHRPGVPVSFPVAWADLDSVKPADFTVHTAPGLLADGDPWTAEMPEPFVLPEDLVAEGHTIPIARVVAMHEGKRRARAARESS from the coding sequence ATGAGCGGCGACGAAGTACGGCACGGCGTCAAGCTGAGCAGTCTCGATCAGGAGGTCTTCCCGGACGCCGGGGTGACCAAGCGGGAGCTGCTCGACTACCTCGAAGCCGTGTCCGAGCGGATGCTGCCCGAGCTGCGCGACCGGCTGCTCACCGTGCTGCGGGTGCTGCGCGGGCAGGGGCCGTTCATGCAGAAGAACCTGCCGAAGTACACCCCGGACTGGGTCGAGCGGGTGTCGGTGTGGGCCGAGACGTCCAAGCGGGACGTCTCCTACGCGCTGTGCAACGACCTCCGGACGCTGATCTGGTTCGGCAACCAGCGGGCGATCGAGTACCACACGTCGCTCTACCGCGGCGGTCCCGAGCACGGCCCGACGCACCTGATCCTCGACCTCGACCCGCCCGAGGACGGCCCGTTCTCGCTGGCCACCGGGGCCGCGAAGCTGGTGCGGGAGGCGTTGCGCAACGACGGTCTCGACGGCGCGGTGAAGACCAGCGGCTCGAAGGGGGTGCACGTCTTCGTACCGCTCGCTCCCGGCCAGTCGACCGAGGACATTGCGGCGGCCACGCGGGCGGTCGCGGCCCGGGCCGAGCGGATCGACCCGGCGCTCGGCACCACGGAGTTCGTGCGGGAACGCCGTGCGGGCAAGGTGTTCCTGGATTCGACGCGGGCGGGCGGGGCCACGGTCATCTCGGTCTACAGCCCCCGCCACCGCCCCGGCGTGCCGGTGTCGTTCCCGGTCGCGTGGGCCGACCTCGACAGCGTCAAGCCCGCGGACTTCACGGTGCACACGGCACCGGGGCTGCTGGCGGACGGCGACCCGTGGACGGCGGAGATGCCGGAGCCGTTCGTGCTGCCGGAGGACCTGGTGGCGGAGGGGCACACGATCCCGATCGCCCGGGTGGTGGCGATGCACGAAGGCAAGCGCCGCGCCCGGGCGGCCCGCGAATCGAGCTGA
- a CDS encoding CDP-alcohol phosphatidyltransferase family protein, which produces MIKQDLLLRAVVPAWVLAAGVVAGLSPLAWATGVTFGIALVLLTEWGLRRAGRAAFSAADWITFARATLVGCAAELIADGGLSVAWLVGLAGVALLLDGLDGQVARRTGTTSEFGARFDMEVDAFLILLLCVQVSRTLGLWVLAIGLMRYVFVAASWSMPWLTAPLYPSMARKTVAAVQGVVLVVAVSGLLPVPVTFALVAGALGSLVWSFGRDVVWLARHRVTEPARIVQFPRPFHTPAWRGNQAA; this is translated from the coding sequence ATGATCAAACAGGACCTTCTCCTGCGCGCGGTGGTGCCGGCGTGGGTGCTCGCCGCGGGGGTCGTCGCGGGGCTGTCCCCCCTCGCCTGGGCCACCGGGGTCACCTTCGGGATCGCCCTCGTGCTGCTGACCGAATGGGGCCTGCGCCGCGCCGGCCGGGCCGCGTTCAGCGCGGCGGACTGGATCACGTTCGCCCGCGCGACGCTCGTCGGGTGCGCCGCGGAGCTGATCGCCGACGGCGGCCTTTCCGTCGCGTGGCTGGTCGGGCTGGCCGGCGTCGCACTCCTGCTGGACGGCCTCGACGGCCAGGTCGCCCGCCGCACCGGCACGACGTCGGAGTTCGGCGCGCGGTTCGACATGGAGGTCGACGCGTTCCTGATCCTCTTGCTGTGCGTCCAGGTGTCCCGGACGCTCGGGCTGTGGGTGCTGGCGATCGGCCTGATGCGGTACGTCTTCGTCGCGGCGTCGTGGTCGATGCCGTGGCTGACGGCGCCGCTGTACCCGAGCATGGCGCGCAAGACGGTGGCCGCGGTGCAGGGCGTGGTGCTGGTGGTCGCGGTGTCCGGCCTGCTGCCGGTTCCGGTGACGTTCGCGCTGGTCGCGGGCGCGCTGGGCTCGCTGGTGTGGTCGTTCGGCCGGGACGTCGTGTGGCTGGCCCGGCACCGGGTCACCGAACCGGCCCGGATCGTCCAGTTCCCGCGCCCGTTCCACACCCCGGCCTGGCGCGGCAACCAGGCGGCTTGA
- a CDS encoding zinc-dependent alcohol dehydrogenase: protein MEQAFWVQQPGVGELREERLPEPGPDEVLVRTLCSGVSRGTETLVFRGGVPASQHDVMRAPFQDGGFPGPVKYGYLNVGVVERGPAELEGRIVFCLYPHQTAYVVPASAVTPVPDNVPPGRAILAGTVETAVNAVWDARPRLGDRIAVIGAGMVGASVAKLLHGFPATRVQLVDVDPSRADVAEALGVDFSTPERAHGDCDLVVHASASEAGLARALELLAPEGEVVEMSWYGDRKVSVPLGEHFHSRRLVIRGSQVGTVARPDRSYAQRMAVALELLADPAFEALVSGECAFEDLPSVLPRLAGNELSALCLRVMYQPQ from the coding sequence GTGGAACAGGCTTTCTGGGTTCAACAGCCCGGTGTCGGGGAGTTGCGCGAGGAGCGGCTGCCCGAGCCGGGACCCGACGAAGTGCTCGTCCGCACGCTCTGTTCCGGCGTCAGCCGCGGCACCGAAACGCTGGTCTTCCGCGGCGGTGTCCCGGCGAGCCAGCACGACGTCATGCGCGCGCCCTTCCAGGACGGCGGCTTCCCCGGCCCGGTCAAGTACGGGTACCTCAACGTCGGCGTCGTCGAGCGCGGCCCGGCCGAGCTCGAGGGCCGGATCGTCTTCTGCCTCTACCCGCACCAGACCGCGTACGTCGTCCCGGCGAGCGCCGTGACGCCGGTGCCGGACAACGTCCCGCCCGGCCGCGCGATCCTCGCCGGCACCGTCGAGACCGCGGTGAACGCCGTCTGGGACGCGCGGCCGCGGCTCGGTGACCGGATCGCGGTGATCGGCGCCGGGATGGTCGGGGCGAGCGTCGCGAAACTGCTCCACGGCTTCCCGGCGACCCGTGTGCAGCTCGTCGACGTCGACCCGTCGCGCGCCGACGTCGCCGAGGCGCTCGGAGTCGACTTCTCGACCCCGGAGCGCGCCCACGGTGACTGCGACCTCGTCGTGCACGCGAGCGCGAGCGAGGCCGGGCTCGCCCGCGCGCTCGAGCTGCTCGCGCCGGAAGGCGAAGTCGTCGAAATGTCCTGGTACGGCGACCGGAAGGTCAGCGTCCCGCTCGGCGAACACTTCCACTCCCGGCGCCTGGTCATCCGCGGCAGCCAGGTCGGGACGGTCGCGCGGCCGGACCGCAGCTACGCCCAGCGGATGGCCGTCGCGCTGGAGCTGCTGGCCGATCCGGCGTTCGAAGCGCTGGTCAGCGGTGAGTGCGCGTTTGAAGATCTGCCGTCCGTGCTACCCCGGTTGGCCGGGAATGAACTTTCCGCGCTTTGCCTCCGTGTCATGTATCAGCCGCAGTGA
- a CDS encoding 6-pyruvoyl trahydropterin synthase family protein — MFSITVRDHVMVAHSFRGEVFGPAQRLHGATFVVDATFRRTDLDEDNIVVDIGKATEELKAVLSDLNYRNLDDEPEFKGVNTSTEFLAKVVADRLADAVHAGRLGEGARGLEGIAVSLKESHVAWASYERAL; from the coding sequence GTGTTCAGCATCACCGTCCGTGACCACGTGATGGTCGCCCACAGCTTCCGCGGGGAAGTCTTCGGACCCGCGCAACGCCTGCACGGCGCGACCTTCGTGGTGGATGCGACCTTCCGCCGCACCGACCTCGACGAGGACAACATCGTCGTCGACATCGGCAAGGCCACGGAAGAGCTCAAGGCGGTGCTGAGCGACCTGAACTACCGCAACCTCGACGACGAGCCGGAGTTCAAGGGCGTCAACACCTCCACGGAGTTCCTCGCGAAGGTCGTCGCCGACCGCCTCGCCGACGCCGTCCACGCCGGGCGCCTCGGCGAAGGCGCGCGCGGCCTCGAAGGCATCGCCGTCTCCCTGAAGGAATCGCACGTCGCCTGGGCGAGTTACGAGCGTGCCCTGTGA